GATGGCAGGGGAGATTTTTTTACTTGTCCTGCATTTTTTCCAGAATTGGCACAATCATGTCAAATTTAGGCCTCTTAGCTGGGTCTTCATTCATGCATATCTTCATGAGCTTGCAAATGTGTGGTGAGATGCCAGGGGGGATAGTGGGCCTCAAACCCTCCAAGGAAACCTGAAGGCccaaacagacagaaattaGATACTGTTACATTTGTAGACAGATAGTAAATTAAACGTACTAATGATAGTTCTTAATTTTTCTCAGTCTTGCCTGCAAACTATTTCTACTGAGCTGGTTTATCTAATGAGCTACAGTTCAACCAACCTTCATGCCAATTTCCATGTTGGACAGGTCAGCATATGGAACCTCTCTGGTCACCAGCTCCCACAGCAGGATAGCAAAGCTCCACATGTCTGCTGACCGACGGTTGATATCTTCTGGTTTCTTCTGCAGGGCTGGGAACCACAAACGAAAAATGATCAAAGTTACATGGAGCGAACACACAACAGACTATCAACAGTCTGTCTACTTTCTACAAAAAGCCCTTGTATTGAGGCACAGTTGATTGTAAAGTCAACACCTTTAAGTGTGCACATTGGATGtggaaaaatacaaactgttttcattgcagTCTGATTATAATTTGGCCTGGATCTGGACAAATCTACAATGCGTTTTTTtcaagggaataattcatggatcttaatgaagaaaaactgacataatttaggggactgataagAAAGTGCAATATGGtgtagcttgattgaatttaaaggtccagtgtgtaagatttaggtgaaagcgatctattggcagaaattttatgtagaataattctcatgatgttttcactagttcgtttcatctaaattatatgaattgtagttttaaggccctttatattcaaatactttatatttacatggaggggaccctctctacggaggccgctgtgtattttacattagtccagactggacaaactaaacaccttttgagtttttataacaactgaaggctaatacgggttctttttcatgtttggaaggagaggttgaggtgaggggtgttcagctgcaacatgcaacttcaccactagatatcccaaaattctacacaccgtacctttaaggggactgttgggcactttgctgagtgccattctagtgaCAACTGTTTTGAAGAGCTGTGCATTCAAGTTTCGATAATTTgcattaaacaaaaataaattcaaataaaccATGATGGATATGTAGCTATGATTCAAATCTACATTATACTGAGGATTAAAAATTACTGCATATATTATTTaactgtaaaatgtaataatttactTCAATTATTTAACAACATTATTGAACATTGTCTTTCCATCTGTTAAATTCCAAGTTGTAAAAGTTACAATGATGAGTTAAGATTCTTTTCCTTATCcaaatttatatatttgtacctTATCAACAGCAACACTGTGCTCTCAGTTTCACGGTTCACCACCCACTATACCTACAAAATATGGAGGCTGTTTCTATGGCAACTGTAGGCATCATCTCTCTTATATCCAGCCAGAGACACCATGAGCCACGCACTCTTCTGTAAAATTAAAACCTCACTGCAACAAAAGCTCCCtggttattttcacatttcataacCAGTTTATGTTTCCATCTTGCTTGAGTTTCACTGTATCTCAAGGAAAAATCTGCTGCCTATTACATTTAGCTCAGAGACAGTTGAGAGAAGCCTGTATCCATCATTCACGCACAAGCTTGTGTGGCTTCTGCTGTCACTTTAGATCTGTGCTGTATGAGTGATGCCTACCCTCAGGGGCTACCCATGCAGGCGAGTACATCCTGCCAGGACACTGGAAGGAGAACTTGACATCTGCCATGCTTATCCTGGCTGTCATGTCTTCATCTATCTGTGAAAACAAGAAACACTGAGTGAGATGTCATTTTTAAGTGTAACAGACATCTTCTTGGGCaatacactttatttttataggtctTTTATGCAAAACAACTGGATAAATTCTGTTGCTGAAAATCACAACTTTCTCTTACCATAACACTTTTGCTGTTGAGATAGTGGCGAGGGATCATGGGGTCAAGTGTATGTAAGAAGGCCATTCCGCAAGCAATGTCCAGAGCAAACTTCACCGCCTGCGTCTGGTCCACCACAAAGTCTGATGGCAGGAGTAGGAgcaaataataacataatatcAGCCACTTGGAGCTTTCACCACATAACAGATTGACAGCCAAATGTCCTGCTGTTCAAAAagtgatggaaacataatgACAAATACCTAAATGCAAAAAACTCACAAATCCCCGCAAACCACAGAAACCGGTGACAAGTACAGAGTTTGTGACCGGAGCAAAGTACTCACTGGTGCCTTCATGCAGCACGTTGTAGAGGGAGCCATAAGGCATCcagtgtgtgatgatgatggggTGAGGGGCGGGAGGAGACTGACATGCTCCCAACATGGGTAGGACATTCGGGTGGGAAAATATCCTGGGATGGAGCCCAGAAGGACGgacacaggagagagacagagagacagacagacagacagacagacaaaaagagGCAAATCCACAGAGGATTTGACATAAACAGACGACTTGTGTGAGATGCAACACCCccccaaaataaataatacatacatTTTGGTTCAGCACaatgcaaacagacaaatgagTGAACACAACCAAAGCACAGCACATAAACGTTGTAATAAGACAGGATTAAATAATTACCTGAGTTTGGGATACTCCTCATTAAAGTCTCTGCTTTTCCTTGTGGTCCAGTCGCGGACTTTTAGCAGCTTAACAATAATTTCATTCCCTTGCCAGCGTCCCTGCCACAACTGCAGACAAGATACACAGACAAATTGGAGTAAATGACatgtacctttaagtaataaTCAGCAGTTCTGCATGAATATTCAGtacaataaaacactgaagaCATGAATATATTACCTctcctgattggttctcattTAGTTTAGCAATGAAATGAAGCTGTTTGTAGTCGACACCTGCATGTTTGTTCAAAGTGCCATTGCCTGAAAACACAAGATCGAGACAAATATCATAAGTTGGAGCTCAGATCCAGACTCCATTATGTATGTAGACCACCACGTTGACAGAAAAACTGAGACTCACGGGGTCGTGTTCTGGTGGTGCCCTTCCAGAATGTATCCTTGAAAGGAATTTTAGCCATGTTCTGTCCCATTTTCTCAGCCTTTTCTGTTTGATAGAGAAATTAGAAAAAATTCAACACAGAGCCATAAAACAGAATCATGAATGGCTGGTACTGAAACTCCTGGAATTAATTGCTGTTATGTGTAGTTGGAATACCTCTGAGGAGTTCACGTAGGTGAGGTTTGGCTTTGTCCATGGGTGTTTCCCCATATTTGTTACAGATGCTCACCTGTGCCCCGTTAGTCACCAGGTCCTGGGAAGGAATAAAGAGTGGTTTCAGTGACATTTGTTAATGGTTATCTTGATGGGAATTGACATGATGAATAAGAGAAGCCTCTTCTGACACACCACTAGGGGGTGCACTAACCTCAGCCACTTGGTCTTGGCCCCAGAAGCAGGCATAATGCAGTGGTGTGTTCCCATGCTCATTGGCTGCATTTGTGTCTGCTTTGCACTGGATCAGCTAAAAGAAAGAGAATCCAATGATTATTTACAAAACAAGGCCGGTCAGATCTTGTTTGGGCTGTATACAGAGATGAGAGTTAATGCTGCCAAGAAAAATCATGGAGGTATTTCTTGTCTGTGGACACATACCAGAGGTATTGAGACACGACTAATATTAAACTCAATTGCTGCCTGGCAGCTATTCTAAAtcagacactgcagcagaatCCTCACATCGTGGCAACGGTGCTGTGTAAAGCACTCACATACAGATCGTCTTTATATTTCCTTCATCGACAAAAATGTATGCCTTTTAATAAACTCAATTCTTAACAGATCACtttttgtttctcctttttaCCAACTACAACTGCTTGAAACACCCTACTTCATAAAATTGACAACTACATTGTCACATGACAAACTGTATGTTGCATCTCCAAAATGAAACCAGTGGATAACAAACCATTAAACATGAGATGTCTCTTAAAAACGGGCAACGCATCTAAATAAATaaccaaataaataaagatttaactTATTTTTAGGTAAATCATAAATCCATTGTTCTTCTCTAAACAAGTGCAGTAGATTTCAGAGAATTAGATCTAAAATGTAATGCAGTAGAGCAGTAGATTTTATATATCATACTTGCAGCCACTTTTCCTCGACAAGAACGAAACTAGTTAGCCCTACCTTTAATCAAAAATGCTGATGGTAGTACTGCAAGAACAGACAAGACCTTTGTTTGTGTAACTGCTGTTCAGATGACATCAGTTTAGGATTCATAATATCCTGTGTTTATCAGGCAAACTGAAAGAGACATATTCAAGTGAAATTTGAAAATCTGTAAGTGATTAGTGAAGGTTTTAAAACCCTCAATATAGGatatattcaaacaaatatAACACTCACATTgtaattcagaaaataaaccaTAGATAGTGTTTAAGGCTACATCAGGTTGTGTAGCTTGTGTTGTGTCAATCATCAGAAAaaggaagaataaaacaactaGGAAGGAAGATTTGTTTTAATGGTGCCTCAGTGTTAACATAAGCCTCACCTTTCCCACAATGTCTCGATGCCCATGGCTGGCGGCAAGATGAAGAGGTGTGTCATCTCCACGGTTCATGACGTTAATGCGAGCTCCTCTCATGATAAGCATGTCCACCACACTGGAGCGTCCTTCTCTACAGGCCCAGTGGAGAGGGCTGAAGCCGTGGTCATCTCTACGAGAGAGGAGCATTCATGTTGAGCACAGGCTAAACAAAAACCTTAAGCACAGCAAGGAACTATAATAACTTccgaacaaacagacagaaaaagttACAAAGTACGACTAAAGGGAGTGAAATGTACACCAGAAACTTCAACCTCTCAGTTATCCACATGAAGTTTACTCATGTATACCACCACTCCTGTCTCCTGCAGTTCTCTGCagtaaggggggggggttactttTCATTTCTGCCCAGAAGACATGCAGTTCAGTCTGAAAATGGTCTTCCAGATTTTTCACAGTTCCccttaacatttttaaaagtggaAACAGAAAGCTGTATTAATTTTACATCCTGGCCTGCTTTGTAGATCATCGGTTGCTTAGGACAGCCAGTGGATGAGTGTTACCACAAGgtttaaagagacagagaattTATCAGCTCTGGAGATGTCATCAGTTGACGATTGCATTAGGCCTTACAAGTGCAGAAAAGTCAATCTACTAGTGAACGACATCCTGAGTATTTTACAAGTGTAATTGTGTCGTAACTGTATGAATCCGCTCAATTAGCTCTTTGGTTTGGGCCCAAATTCAGAGTATACAGCCTGTAAGCTTTAAAGAATACCCCAAttgataaaaactttaaaatacttGAAGTTGCAAGAATATTTGGTGCAACTATCTAAAATGTATCCAGTACAATCTAACAGAGCAGACACAAAGTAACTCTTACCccttagttttattttaatttcctttttggCATTTAGAGTTATGCTGCTGTTAAAGTCTGCCATGTTGAACAGAGAGGGGTTTTCAGTATTTTGTCCAATGATATATAATTTAACAGAACTTTTAACTATAACCACAAAAATGATCATTTAGTTGACTCAAACAGAACATTATAACCTTTATGAAGGTGCAGTTTACAAGTACTGTTACATTAGACTCCATTAGTTTTAGCTAGTTGCACCAAATAAACTTGCAACTGAGTTCATTTATCTGAACATAAAACACTAAGTTGTTTCTTCACTGAGCTATGGGCGTGAGTTAAGAAgaattttatttgtacttcTGTAATTTTCTCCCTCTAAAAAGGAAGTTGGTGCAAGAAACAGCTAACAGGCCACTGGCACTCATCACTCATCTTTGTCTCAGTGACACTAGCAATGAAACATGTAGGACAGTGGCCTTCATTGCATGGCAGAGTGACAAATGGTGCAACTCTTCAGGGAAAACAAGATAAAGACAGAGCGATAAAGATGCAGCAAGAGCTGAGTGTCAGTGTCAATCAGGAAAAAACAGTAGGGCGAGCATTAGCTACTGTCCTTATAAAGGCCAGTGAGACCTCCTTCAGCAGTgctgcgcacgcacacactctggctgctgctgtgtgtgattgtgtgtgatttCTCTGCCCTCTCTCCATGGCTGCGGTCACCTTTTCCTCTAATAcaaagttttctttctctgtagaGTCTCTGCTCCCCCTGTCTTCATATTTAACCCtatcctctccttccctctttgtATCAATAAAACAGCTGGACTGTACTGGTGATATACCAGTATCTATTCTCCATTACCTATTCTACGGGTCCTTCATTCTTTCTGCAAAGACAGTGCACAACCCTTTTGTCAATAAAGTTTGGTACTTTTCTGAAAATATGAGTGGGCAGACAGCATAATAATGCAATCTGTGAACTGAGGGAGTATTATGAATCTGCAGGAATTTGAAccctctgcccccccaccaccaaTTCACTGGCTTGTATTCACACATCCTGCAGAGCTCGACTCTAAACAGCATCAAGAGCCCCACAGAGACCCTCAGTCCCACAACACACAGTTATTTGTGCATCTAAGTGACCTACTGCAGTCACACCACATCTGCTCCCAGAGCAATTTCCTCCCAGACCAAAAGGACAAATCCTAAAAACTAATTAGCTAACGCTTATGAGACAAAAACTCCCCACAGGCTCGCTCCTATGAATTTATGGGTTTTCTGTGTCCGGTGTTCCATTGCCCTGTGAGAACTGCATGGACAGTGTGGGAACACACAGAGCTAATTTACAAGCTACCAAGTTCTGTCTGCCAATGATGACAAAACACTTTATGACAGACGACAGATGCAGTGGGATTTCTCCCAGTGCCCATGATGGCCAGTCCAACAATGGCAGAGTGAGAGAtaaagagggggagggagagagcaaaCACTACATTTGAGAACTTTTATATTATTACAGTGTAAATTATTTTTccggttcattatgaaactgtggcaggataAATTACACTAAAGCAGTCTAGTGTTCGGAAAAATAAAACGAGCCTAATTCAATAACATTTTCCTCACTGGTTTTGGAGAAGAGCTTCACTGTCACAGCACAAAAACTGATTACAGTATTCCTCAGAGTATTCCAATTTATCCAATACTCAGTTACTCACAGCAAACATGATATCTTATCTGGTATTTTCACATCATCTGATGAATTTCATCGTCTAATTGATTGATGATTATTTGCTAAAGCAGGCAGCACCAGTCCACCAAACTGTTTGCTTTTGTGGTGAGGCTCAGCCCTCTGGTTTCTAAGTGCATTTCTATTCAGGGACACTTTTTAGGGGTTGATGGTCCCTTTAAGCTGGCTTCATCCACACAACCCAAAGGCACTTGAGTGCCAGGGTTTTCTCTGTGCACCCCCTCCACTCTGGCTGTGGTAATTTATTTCAGGCATTTCCACCTGCCAACAGAGCTCAGTTTAGCAGACGGAAAAGCCAGAGGAAGCGCCCCTGTCTGCACCCTGTATGTGTCTGGCCTAACATCCCCACCAGGTCATATAACAGACCCAAGCTGAGGGAAAATTCATTCACATAAAcgtctgagaaataaaaaagaacctcAACAGAAATACAATAAACCAGTTCTCTCAAACTTTGTATTGAGAAGTCACTTGTGATGTCATTGAAATAGTTGATGGAACAATGTTTTTCCTTCTGTAAGATTTTTTCTCTCTCGTCAAGTCGATGGAGCTGTTCTACAATCATGGATCAATACTGTAAATGAGAAGATCGGACGGAAGCTGACAAATTGCTACCAATATCTATGTTGACCACTACCAGTCCAGTACTGTAGAAGACCATAGACAATACATACACTACGCTTGAGTAGACTGTAATTGAATGTTGTTAAATGCAGAGTGGTTTTGGATGATATGAAattgatgttttcattataGATTAGTCTGCTGATCATTTTTCTAATTGTTTAGGTATATAAcatcagaaaactgaaaaaagccCATCAATGccattgttttggttgttttgcaGACCCAACAGTTCAAAACCCCAAAATGTTGTCTTTGTTATAATGTAAGAACAAAGATAAAATATTGTTGCAGCTCTAGAGTGATTGTAAGTATTTTGGAAGAGTGTGTTGAGTAttttttaaagtacatttttcaaTCAAAACGTGTACTTAACCTGATTATTTGTCTTGTGAACATAGCTACAGTCAGTGGCAGAAAGGGAAGTATAGCTGGCTTAAATTATTGCTCACACATGTGTAGGGATTTTAACATACATacagccaaagaaaacaaaaagagcagAGAGCTAGGTCCTCCGTATGAGACCAAAGAATGTGGcactgaggagaggagattGGGCAAAAGGCCTCATAATCAAGTTGCAATAAACTCGGTTTTCTTAACAGAAAGGGCCAtgacaaacaattattttaatcatcAATTAATATACCAACTATTACCACAATTAATACTTTGTAATGGCCAGTggggtttcttttttattcccaATGTTTTATTGAACATTTTCCATGACAAGCTCAAGGAAATGGTTTTGGACAATTTTCTGATCATTGTAAAAActtaaatgtatgaataaatgtattatagAGTCTATACATCTGAGAGGCTGAAGCTCAGACAGTATTTCCATTTGAGCTTGAGACATTAATATTCAGAGAAGACCGGATAACCGGACGATGACTGCACTGTAAATATTTGGCAGGATTTTAAACTTTGCAATTAACTCTTTGAAAACATTGAGGAAGTGTTGAAAAGGAAATGAGCGGAGATATCGAATACCTTTGGGAGATAAATACCAGAAAGACATCAGTGGAGGAGgggatgtgatgtgatgtgctATGGCTTACTGTGCATTCCTCTTTAGAGaaaaaatcccccccccccctctcacaTACACTGCAATATTCTCCTCCCCCTGTTTTGGTAGGTGGTAAATGGTTCCCTTAAGGCATGTGTGTTACTCCTTGTAAGGAGTAGCAGCATTCCACTACCACTGGGAGTTACATCAGTGCAAACACACTGTCACCCAGCAGCAGTACAGAAAATATTCAAGAGGGTCGGATATACTAGGATAAAGTGGGTTTCCTAGAATGTATAAAGGGGATCTGCAGGGAAATTAAAAGTCTGGAATAATTCTGTTCCACCCACTGGCTGAGATATATCAACCAGAAAAGGGAACTTGACATGTAATTAGCTAATGGGCAAGTCACATGTCGGGATGCATGCTCCCACACTAGCTTAATGTAATTAAGAAGTCTCACAAcactgagaaaaaagaaacaaatacaaagaaaagcagagcaAACAAGAAGtcaatacatattttaaatatatctgcACAAATTGTTAGGAttcaaaatggaaataaaatctgACTTTGGCATCTTGCATGAGCTGGTTACTACTTGCAAACTGCATATTATAATTGTTTCACAGCGAAAACCACAACATTGAAGTCAAGATAAGAATCAAAAATGCCTAAAACAACAAAGCTGAAAAGAAGAATTTGATTCACTACTCCCATCGTTGTTTGCTCTAAAAACAAATACCAATTGTCTAAATCTAGAAGAGTCCAACAGACAAGCTTTCTGGGTGGTCATCAGAACCTGTCTGGTGACAGCCTATATgctaagttttttttctttcagagtcAACTGAGGATACAAAAGAATCTCAGGACTGACTGGTTATCTGAAACTATCAGACAAATACTTTGCGAGGTAAACATGTCAAATCTTACAGAAGCCTGTCATATTCTCAGCAACTTTTCTTACACAAATCCTCACAGATGTCAGGCTCTGTGGAGCCTGAATTTGCAACAACACCAAGCGTGACTAACTCTACCATCTCTGCATGTTTCCTGTTAACATCACGCTTTTGAATTATTCTGGTCGCGGGATCTCTGCCTGCACAATGCAACATTTAAAGGAAGCAAAGGAAATGCAGTGTAGCTGATGAAGTTGAAGGTCTGATTCACGTCATCCAGCATCACAGAGTCATGTTGTGGCAAGTCAGGAGCAGTAGTAGTACAAAATCGTCTACATGACTTAATCTGTATAGAAATTTTGTCAAAGAGGATAATAAATATGTGCTATTTTGGCATGGCAAATTTTTCATTACATATTTTTATGAGATTACCATCTGGATACAATTGATTTGGAAAATTATGGATACTATTTACATCCCACTGTCAAGAGAATAGATAAATTAATAAACCTCGACTCACCCTTGGTTGAGGTCATTCTCTGTATTGTCCAACCATAAACGAACTGCGACTGCATTGCCTTCCCGGCACTGCGTGAAGATGTCATCCATTTTGACTGGGGTGTGCTTCCTTATACTAAGATGCACCCTTAGGAGTAGATGAAGTAGTGAACAATTGGCCCAAAGGGTTGAGGAGAGTCCTGGCCAGCATCAGTCCCTCATCTGGGACAGTGAGGGACCCAGTCAAATGCTCAACTGCTCTTCAACAACCCTGAcaaaaagaggacaaaaaaacaGGAAAGCTGCTGTTAAAACACTTTTCTGTAGCCAGGTACACTTTTTTTCACAACATTAAAAGAGGTAACTGGTTTTAACACTGTAGCTGATCCTCTCACAGTCGATCCTCTTGTACAAACTAAAAGAAGAAAACCATGTATTGAGTAATCTTCTCCACAGTAATACTGGGTGGGTATGCAGATTACAGCATTGTGACTCACAACACTTGGCCATGACTGTCACCCAGTACACCAGAGTTTTACCAGTGTATTTTTCTCTGGTGTCATGTTCATTTGTAAGATTCCTTATTATCAACAACTGTTTTATCATTAGAATGTGTATCTGTAAGTTTTCTTAAGCAATCCATACATTATGTCagaaataagtaaaaatataaatcatcCTCTTCAGCCTTAGCTCTCCACTGCCTTCTATGCCTTCGGTTTTTGAACTATTGGACAGACAAAATAAACTAGTTGAAGATATCACCCTGAGCTTtaggacattttaaaagaatattCTGCCCATTTTTGGCCTTTATTGAAAAGAGATTTAGTGATGGTTTACATTCTGATTTGACCTTAATAAACACAGTAGATATGAGGAGAATGCagggtgaaaaacaaacattcatccTTAACGTTTCACACAGCGTGAACTGTAATAAATGTATTAGTTGGCTACATGAAAATCACAAGTGCAAGACATAACGGAAGTAAACAGAATGAGACAGAGGGATTAACAACTAAGGCACgagaaagaaacacaatttTGGTTTAATTACAACACCCATGAGTGAGGGGACACAgtgcagagacaggaagcatgtttaaaatgtgcacaGCAGCTATTGAGCAAACTACAACCGCAGGTCAGGTCAACACATCATAAATCCACAGCTCACACAGAATGGGTCCATGTTTGGTTGATTTCCATTCATTCCTCAAGCAGTCAACAtaaacactgcaacaagctgGACTCGCACAGATGAGCTCATCGGTCACAGTTACCAGCAGCAGCCCGGCTAGCTGCACTGCTATCCGGGGCTAACAGAGGATCAGCTCCTTTAGGTCCGCTGCTGATCTCTCCAGCTCCAGAGGCATATCACACACGTGACTAAACTGGAgtctgtataatatatataactgTAATGTATCCACAGATACACCAGCTTCCTCTGGTTGACTACAGGAGCCACAGGCAGGTTTTTTTGCTAACAAGCTAACAACCTAAACTGACGCCGCCAACAGTGTCTCTGTTTCATTTGACGCATACTGACTGAGAATGGCTCTTCCGGCGCTGGCTGCGAAGTGTAAGCAGGGGAAAGGGTGAGATACATAGAATAGACATTAAACCTACCGGATGTGTTGGTCTGGTTCAGTGTAACGAGCTCAGAGCACAAGTTATTAGCAGCGTTACGTTATCTCCACAAGTGACTGTGGGCGACGTCCACACCCTCACTGCCAACCTACGTGCGTCCCCGCTCCCTGCAGGCCGCCCGAAGAACTGCAGGAGGTTCCAAATATTCACGGCCCCaggtcatgtttttaaaaaagctaaTTCTTTCATAATTCACAATTATGGAAGCAAACATAAAGATCCTGTGAGTCAATATAATGAGAAACCTTCCCAAAATATCACTTACTATATCATTACTATGACTTAGTATCCCATTATTATGACTTACTATCTGATTATTATGACTTACTATCccatttttatcactttcttagTGTCTCATTATTATGACTTAGTGTCTCATAATTCTCTTCTCTGACTAGACGGGTGTATAAAATgatcaaagtaaaataaaaacaacagtgtcTGACACACAGTGTCAGTAAACAGCAAGAGTACCTGGCTGCAGACAAGATGGTTGTCCGTCCTCTGTGAGCACATGTACCCTctcatttaaactttttttttaaatgggccTATATAAAGTTGATTCATCAAGTCTTTAAAAAGTCTCCAATTATTTGATGTACAATTGATCATTTTTGGACAATATCTTATAAACAATGCAAATATGctg
The Paralichthys olivaceus isolate ysfri-2021 chromosome 11, ASM2471397v2, whole genome shotgun sequence genome window above contains:
- the LOC109630358 gene encoding integrin-linked protein kinase gives rise to the protein MDDIFTQCREGNAVAVRLWLDNTENDLNQGDDHGFSPLHWACREGRSSVVDMLIMRGARINVMNRGDDTPLHLAASHGHRDIVGKLIQCKADTNAANEHGNTPLHYACFWGQDQVAEDLVTNGAQVSICNKYGETPMDKAKPHLRELLREKAEKMGQNMAKIPFKDTFWKGTTRTRPRNGTLNKHAGVDYKQLHFIAKLNENQSGELWQGRWQGNEIIVKLLKVRDWTTRKSRDFNEEYPKLRIFSHPNVLPMLGACQSPPAPHPIIITHWMPYGSLYNVLHEGTNFVVDQTQAVKFALDIACGMAFLHTLDPMIPRHYLNSKSVMIDEDMTARISMADVKFSFQCPGRMYSPAWVAPEALQKKPEDINRRSADMWSFAILLWELVTREVPYADLSNMEIGMKVSLEGLRPTIPPGISPHICKLMKICMNEDPAKRPKFDMIVPILEKMQDK